In Zingiber officinale cultivar Zhangliang chromosome 9B, Zo_v1.1, whole genome shotgun sequence, the genomic window AACTTTACAGTTGTGTCAAAGCTCCTTTTCTactcaattataaatatcaaTAACTATCAAAATCACCCATTGTCAAATGCAAAACACGTATATGTCAATAATTTTAATACAGAAGACACTATAATGAAGCCTGTTAGCATTGACGCCAACGGCTAAAACTAAAAACTCTCCCaatagaatttaaaaatattatatcttAAACAAATGTCCACCATTTGAAATAAAGAACAATATaatacataataaaaaaaatcatagagaACCATAGAGAACTATTGATTCTCCCAATAGCCCAAAAGATCCaaacatggtttaaaattttaaaccatatCGGAGTTTCGGAATGACTAGAATGATACGGTTGCCGTACCGATatgatttcaatttttttaatataaaatatattaataaaaatataacttaaatatttaaaaaatatgaaaaaaaaataaaaatatatgtatgataaataaattttattatatatttttagaattaaaataaataatatatatattaaattaatatgaTAGTtctattagggtttaataaagtctaTTTAGATTATCCCTACTACAGCTGAGAGTGAATTTAAACTATTAAActaaattttcattaaaaattaaCCCGCAACCCGGCCAATGCTCGTGACGCAGCCAAGGGGGTTGCGCAACCCCTTCGAAGCGGCCGCGAAGGTCGTGCGCACCTCCACGAGGCATGCCGGTCTTTGCGTCGTAGTCGGCAAGCAGAACGAAATGTTTCTCACGTGTTGTCCGATACGAcatgagattttaaaccatgggcCCAAACAACTGTTTTGAATGAACAAGGTAATATTTTCTTCACGATAATTTGCTTCTACACATTTTTTTGGGTCTTGACCAAGAGATGTTCTCAAGACCATATTGGATGTGAAACTATACCCACTGGGAGTGAAAAGGTTACCCTAACAAAGGCATTATACACATTTAAAACCCCGCATATTGGCAGAAAATAGTACAGATCTAACTCACCATTAGCCAAATAGTTattgattgttggttgctactccaCTTTTTTGTAGCTTTTAAAAGACATTTATTCTTGTAAACAGAACTAATACAGTATGCATTTTGTTACTTGTAGCTGCCAACACACATCAGTTCGTTTCAAAGACATGGGTGGTGATACTTAAAAAAAAGTATTGAGCGTTCATTAACGGAGGCAGAGAACACAGAGATTCTATGACTATTTAAGGCATATAATTGTAATCAAAGATCTTTAATATTCCTACAAATCTTCGTCCCATAACAAGTGAAAAGTATttgcatattattatttattttaatgtcaAACAATGAAGGATTGGAGTCCAATCTTGAAGGATACTTCATTGGAACTCCTAAAATGGTAGAAGGCTGAAAAGCAAATTCTTAACTGATCACTTACAGCCATCATATCAAGGTTTATTAGCTTGTGTTAAATTTGTATCTAGTTGCTGAAAAACTAATGGCAAAATCATTTCAGACAAATTGTAGGGGAAACTTATTTGACAGTTAACTTCAATGATAGATTCAATACCCAGTGATGTGCTGATAAGTACAAATATGATAACAAGCATTGATTGATAGGACCATAACACCAATTCATGTTTACTATATTATTAGGCATTCTAAAGTAGAATGGTTTTTCTTTACTAAAATATAATGAATGAGAAATAGTAGTGTCAATCCGCATTCACAAGAAATTGCATGCATGTGTAATGACCATATAAAGGTGTGCATAATTATAAACATGCATATGAAAAGCATGGGCAGTTTTGACAAAAGTATAATGATGTCCTGATGTAACTCTTGAAGCCTCAGCATACTGGAGTCTTGCTATACAAGATATGCACCAGTAAATGTCATTATAACTAAGTAAAGAACAGAGAGAGGAATAGACAACCATGCTCTTTATGAACGTTTCCGGAAGAAAAACAAAGGGCTATTTTAAAAACCATGATTTATGTAatctaaatttataaaataaggtCAGACTGATGAAAAAAAAACACATGGCAAAAGATGCAATTTCAGATCCAAAGAATTCCCACTAAATTTTGTAATCATTTTTTACTATAATGCTCAACTTTAGAACATGTATAACAAAGATAGCCAGTAAGTACATGATGGTTAaacttgaattttgaaaatacacacacacacatattagGGATAAAATTTACCCTAATTAGAATATTGGTAAAGAGAAAAAAATTGAGGTATATATGTTGGGAAAGAAGACCACTACGAAGAGCTACTGGGCCATTTCAAAGATGAGGGCCCGGTTGAGGAATTTTTCAACAGTAGTAACCTTGATAGGGCAATTTCCCCAAAATATGGCATAAACTTACCACCATGAGACACATGAAGTCATGAACTACCTAAAGGAAACAAATTCACAAGTCAATGTCAGAATCATACTAAATATTAGTCCGCattgaaaagttttaaaaaggacAGCCTGGTGCATGAAGTTCCCAACAATCCATATACGGACCACATTGGATTTATTATACACAACCTTGCATTGCAttgtaagaggttgtttccaCGACCCACAAGATCACACTACAACAATTTTATCATTGTGCCAAGGCTCTTCTTCCGCATTGAAAAGTTTATGCATGAAAAAAATAGGTTTATTTTTCCTCAGCACTTTCTATCTCAATACAGATTACCATTATTATCCTCTCACATTAACACCCCTCAAGttgataaatttatattttagccCTATTTTATTTACAATATAGTCCACAAAAAACACACCTCCTAAGTTGGTTATGAAATATCATAAAACCACACTTCCCAAGTTGGTTTTGAAATATAATAAAACCCGTAACTGGTCAAATATAATTGTGAACAAATTCATTAACTAATCATTAGAACTAACAAAAGAGCATCTCCTTTATTACTATTTATTTTTGACAAAGTGGCAatcattataaatatattttgttgTCTCATGAAAGACAAAGATTAGAAGGAATGTGCAAAGAAACTTTAATTACCataaaaaaatttgtcaaaatgttggaaaattttcctgCTATATCTCTAAAAATAGTATTTGGTATTATCTCCTAGAAGATTCTTTGAGATATCCCTACTAATCATAGAAAATTATGTATATAGGGAAtcatttttatttctttcccCCATCATTCGAtgttcctttattttttttatatagcaCTTTCTTATGTATTTATTTCCATACTTTATGCGTACATGACCATGTGAAATGGATCAACCCTTTACATGAATTGAGTGAATAAAACaaaatgttttttctattttggtATCAAAGCCTCACACTCACGCTCATGAGATCTGATTGCTCTTTCAAACCTTCATTGTCAAAATTTTTCTTTCTGTTtgtaatacaacaacaacaatcaaatcttatcccactaagtgggatcgactatatgaatccttttacgccattgagctctatctcctactataatatcatctatacttaaataaattttatcttgttttattgttgctaatcaagtcttttctggacttcctctttctcgtttgatatgtgtgttttccATAATTACACATCACCTAATTGGaacatttattgatcgtctaagtacatgcccgtaccatcttaaacatgtctatcgaagttttccctcaatagatgcaactccgactttctttctaatgctctcatttcttattctgtccatcctcgtatgtccacacatccaccttaacatcctcatctatgCAACACCacagtactgtgtcttgaatgtgtgcagtgaattcatccatgattagtgtaaaaagataagaatttagagttgatccttgatataaccctatttttattgaaaatgtttcagttacaccacttgaagtctttactctggtcattacatcctcgtacatatccttaattagtttaatatatgttacactaacatctctcttttctagaattctccatataatttctctggagactctatcataagctttttctaaatcaatgaataccatatgtagatCTTGATTTTActcccaatatttttcaattagttgtcgaagaagatgtatagtttctattgtcgatcatccaggcatgaacccaaattgattttcaatcacCGTGGTCtcattccttaatcttttttctattgttttttcccaaagtttaatggtatgactcattagtttaatacccctataatttGCACAATTTCATACGTCTCCTTTATTGTTATATAAGAGAACTAAAGTACTTACCCTCCTGATCAAACATTTTTGTCGtgttcaatatcatgttaaataattttgtaagtcattcaataccttatttccctaggcacttccatacctctattagaatatcatctggtctaaTGGCTTTTCCATTGtacatctcatttaaagcttgttctgaaatttgaattctacgataaaaatttaaatttctatattcatttgacctacttaaattacctaagttaagttggtcacctgaacctttattaaaaaattgatgaaaatatctcttccaccgctcttttatttctccatagTTTACAAGTACcctgttacattcatctttaatacattttatttggataagatttcttgtcttcctttctctcactttagctattctataaatgtttcttttctcttcttttgtatccaatttttaatataatagttCAAAAGTTTCCTTCTTTgtttcattcactactttcttagctattgtattttttttttaaattttcctcgtttttacaaatatataattccttataagctattcatttttccttcactttctcttgtactttctcattccaccaccaagattccttatttagtggtgcatgtccctttgactcaccaagtacactcttagctactattttcaactttaatatcatcttatcccatgtcgtattaaagtcaccatatatttcacctaatacttgtactcctatcttctccttaaatatattttacttcccatcctttaacttccaccacttaattctaggagtggtatatattttctttttattgatattatgcttgaggCGTATATCGAACACTACTAATCTATGTTGGTTAGTTAAGCTTTTTTCAGGAATgatcttgcaatctttacaaatcgtTCTATCCTTATTCCTAACCACAAGAAAgtcatttgtgatttattattcccacttttgaacgtgactaagtgtttttctctttttttaagaaatgtattagctaatataaggttatATGGGAATCTAGATCCTCTGGTCTGCAATCCCTGATCCCTTCTACAATTTGCACGTCGGATCACAGCCAAAATCCGGCCAAAATTGGCTGCAATCTCCCCTGGGTTCACCTTCCCACCTAGGTTATAGTTTTGGGTCGAGCAAGGCAACCGGAGGTCGGCGGCGGTGGGCAGGCCACCCCTGCTTGGCATCATACAGTTCGTCCACCGCCGGTGGCCTCCGACTGTCTGACTCAATCCAAAACTATAACCTAGGTGGAAAGGTGAACCAAGGGGAGAGCGCAGCCAATTTTGACAGATTTCGGCCAAGATCCAACGTGCAAATTGCAAAAGGGACCAGGGATTGCAGACCAAAGAATCTAGTCTCATTATATGCtattgcaaaatctaatataattttcccttcttcatttctcattccaaactcataacccccATGTACCctatcatattcctcatttttcactccaacatgctcatttagatcacctcttattaaaatcatttccttcggcagaatattttgtaatacttcatctaagTCGTCCCAAAACTTTGATTTAGTAGCTTCATCTAATGCTACTtacggtgcatatacgctaattatgttcatagtttctttcaccactattatcGTAAGGGCTATAATTTGATCCTCTTTTCTAAccactcctacaacttcatcctttaacgaactatctacaacaatatatacttcatttcttgttttactctttcctgtgtatcataacttaaaactcgagttttctatcatctttgcctttttGCCTACCCATTctatctcttgtacacacaaaatactaattcttctcctaatcattgtatctactacctccattgatttaccagtgagagttcttatgttccatgtttcaaatcttagattattagttctatcatatttattttattcaacCTTGGTAtaagaactcttgcctatttaacactacactcaagttctcatggagatgcaGCGGTCCTTGCCGATACGTTACAGTCAGACCTGCAacacgaactcttgcatatttagcactacacttgagttctggagatgtagtggTTATTGACGAGACGTTACAATGAGACCCTACAAcccgttccttccggggaacaacctagtattaagataataatttaatagattcattcattgaacatttACCATAGTTTTAATGTTGGCTGACAACCTAACGCAATCCTCCTCCTTTATATgagcttgggaccggccatgactagTTCGTCATGAGCGGAATTCTTCTTTCTATTTGCAATCATGTTAAAAATTTctgttttgatttgatttatccTCTTCTTGTCTCTCCAATTGTCTAACAATGTTGAGAAAAATATGGGAGAAGTAGGATTTCAACAAAGAAGAAATCAAGTTGAGATGTTTTTCTAAAACTCGACTATAATTCATACTCATTGACTAGAACCAATTTTGTGCTTTAAGCAAGCTTTGAAATCATTAGTGATAAGTTTCTCAATTTGATTGGAATAATACAATTTTGATATTATGTTGGAGTTGGCCCGTGGTATCAATGACGAATTGGAGGTGGAGAGAGGAAGAATATgaagaacaacaacaacaagagaaGGTAGCTACATGCATAGGAGTAGGATTTAAAGTGTCATTTGATGTAGAAATTTGGACATTGTCTAAACTAGTACAATTGCTACATGCATAGGAGTAAGATTTAAAGTGTCATTTGATGTAGAAATTTGGACATTGTCTAAACTAGTACAATTTTTAACAATGTGTTGCGTTGACATTTGATGTGTTTTGGCTTGCTCAAAGCATGCAGAGAGCGTACTCAAAGCATGCTTTGAGCAGTCTTActctttcatttattttttttataattaaataattgaATCAAGTTCTCATATTATAACTAATTGATGACTAATGCTCTGTTTCGCCATGCATTAAACATGATAAGATGAATTCCAATGATTTTTACACATTTAATCGTCTTTCACTTCGATTTTCTACTTTTAATAAGActaattgaatttaaaataattttattaattttttatttcaatgctgtcaagataaacttatatatatatatatatatatatatatatatatatatatataggaattagataattgaataaaaaatttatataagtagttatgaaaaaaataacaaacaGAATTAACTTTAATACATGTCAAAGAATGCTAAGTGGCGGCACAACATGCTACTGATTGACACGTTCAGCACATGCGACATACTGGTAATTTATCAGACAGCAACCATTCAACTAAGGCACCGAACACAATATGAAATTTCAAACAATAGTTTCCAGTATCTCATATGTCCAAAtgataccaaaataatatcaggATTTTGAACTCTGGAGAGAACAATCATATGACTCATAATCTTGTCAAATTCAAGTTTATAAACATTGCCCAAGAAACATTGAAATAATTGTTGTAGATGGCTTCTCTATCGCCGTTGCAAACAAAGGAACCATCAACCTAAAGTTTAATGTTTCTCAATGGAATGCTTTGCATGTTTCAAAAGTATTCACGAATTTTGTTTCCTTTTCATAGCTTACCAATGATTATAACCACAAAGTAATTGTCTTCTTATCTTATCGTACTTTTAGGATCAAACTTTGGAGAaaacaattagatctagtttctTTTCTAACTAAGCCACCGCCTTAGAGAGTAATCTTCTTCGAACTTCACCTTTCTCCAGACTATGAATATATACTGTTTTAACAGTGATATGTGGAGTACTGGTTATACAAAATTACTATTAAGTCACACCCCAGAATAATAAATTTTGTTAATCTGAGAATGATAGCATGTTAGGTTTTAGTTACTAAACTTTGTTGATATTTGAACTCATGCATGATGCGTCTTTCCTTAGAAGTCAATGCTAGAGTTCTGTAATAGTTCCAGTGTCTTCATCTCCTTGTTCAAGTTCTTGTATAAATCTCTCTGTTTTATGTATAACAatcataattatttaaattttcaacgAATCAAGACACAATGTATTCCGTTGTCTTCATCTCCTTGTTCAAGTTTATGTATGTATCACTCATATGTTGTATAACAGTCATAATTGTTTAAATTTCCAATCAGTCAAGACAAGATGTTGTGCCAACTGGCTTTGCTAATACAGGTTATCTTTGCACACTAGCAAATAAGATTGTAATTTGTCATATTATTCTATACAACAAAACCAAGATCTATTATTAATTACTAAAACTATCACTTGCTGAAGATCTTCAGATTTGATCCTCTAGATTCCATCTGCCTATAGATAGGGATACATGCATCATTTTATTTTTCCTACACTTTATATATAGAAATCATAATTATTCAAATTTTCAATTAATCAACATATGATGCTTTGCCAATGGGCTTAGTTATTGCTACGTTTTCACATAATAGCGAATAAGATTGCAATTTGTCATATTATTCTCTGCTACACAGCAAAAATCTAACTACTAAAAGTTACCACTTGCTAAAGATCTTAAACCTTGATCCTCTAGATTCTCCTTCCTAGACAGGGATACATGTTGATGCTTGTTTGACAACTGTCATGGGTGGTGTTCGTGCACCCATCAATGATGGTCTATAGAGAGTCAACAGACAGAGTACAAATATATAGCTTAGAAACAAATGCAAGAACCACAAGACTTCAAAACAAGCCATAAAGTCTGGACTACTTGGGTGTTTTACGTAGATCTATTTCAACAATCGGGTAGCATTAAGGCTAAGATACAAAATTTATCTGGAtttattagtaattaatttctctTTTTCTGCAATAAACTCTAACCAACTTAACTCCTTTAATTATGAACATTATTGGTAAATTTGTCCATGTGCATGACATCTCCAACTGAGTCAGTTAGCAGTCAGATTTAAAAAAGGTATATTGGGAAAGTTTGATTGAATAGTCTCAAAAGCTAAGTAGAAGGTCAGGCAGAAGTAGTAGAAAGCAGACAATAAAAGAATCACAGATGTTCTCATAGGAAAGCTGTTGACTTACGGAGCCATCCAACGATATGTTCCAGTCTCAGGTGTCATCCCTTCTGGCTTGACCTCAATACGGGCCACTCCAAAATCTGCAATCTTTATGGATTTATCAGTGAATATAAGAAGGTTGTCTGATTTGAGATCCCTGTGAATAAAACCTAGCCCATGCACATAAGCCATCCCCCTTGCAACATCAAGAGCTTGTCGAACTGCAAGCTTGAGTGGCACTGATCTGTTCTGCCTCTTCGTTAAGAACTGCCTAACAGAACCACCCTTCGCATACTCAGTAACAATGCACCACACAACAGGCTTCCTACATGCCCCAATCAATCTAACAATATTTTGGTGCTTCAAATTAGCCAACATTATTACTTCCTGCACAAACTGCTGTTCCATCAACTGTGCCCTCTCTAGGTCATCATCAGGCCTCTCTAGCAGTTTAACAGCAACCTCTTCTCCATTGTAAGTTCCCCTATATAGTTTACCAAAAGCTCCCTGAGCAAACGGAAGACCCATATTTAGCTTATTAAGATCAATGGTCCATTCTTCATAACCTTGAAGAGTCTCCGTGGGGTGCTTTGTGTCCATGAGGGCATGGGCTAATGCATCACCGGTCAAGCCTGGATTAACCTTGCCAGGCCGCATTACACTGTGGTCAACTGAATAATTTGGAGTAGCAATCTGGCGGAGACCTGGGTAGTTGAGGATGCCAGTACGCGAGTCAGTCGACCCAATGCTACTGACTTCCCTTGATATGGCCATAGATCCACCATTAATGCTAGTTTGCATACTGTTAATACTGTCAATAGACATATTGGATCCCTCCTCGAGCGGCCGGTAGTAAGCCATATCATAGAAGGTGCTCCGAGTGTCGAGCCCACCGACACTTGCTATAATTCCAGGAAATTTGCTACCTTCCAGCATTTCTACTCCACAAACTTGATCTAGCAAGCAAAAGCCCAATCTTTACTAGGTCCTCATTCGAGCATCGATGCCGCGACCTAAAATCAAAAAAGTCCAGGTTAGACGATGGTCTTCGCTTCCTCTTATATCAAAAATTTCCAGGTTAATTTCGTAAAATCCTTGAAGATAATCAAAAGTAACATAAACTTCTACTCCTTAAAGAATTACTTATCTAAACTAGCCGATTACTGACGAAAATCACCATATCCCGTCACCACTTCTCCGAGAAATCcacagaaaagagaaaaaaatcaacaaaaaa contains:
- the LOC122023373 gene encoding serine/threonine-protein kinase STY13-like, translated to MLEGSKFPGIIASVGGLDTRSTFYDMAYYRPLEEGSNMSIDSINSMQTSINGGSMAISREVSSIGSTDSRTGILNYPGLRQIATPNYSVDHSVMRPGKVNPGLTGDALAHALMDTKHPTETLQGYEEWTIDLNKLNMGLPFAQGAFGKLYRGTYNGEEVAVKLLERPDDDLERAQLMEQQFVQEVIMLANLKHQNIVRLIGACRKPVVWCIVTEYAKGGSVRQFLTKRQNRSVPLKLAVRQALDVARGMAYVHGLGFIHRDLKSDNLLIFTDKSIKIADFGVARIEVKPEGMTPETGTYRWMAPEMIQHRPYDQKVDVYSFGIVLWELITGMLPFQNMTAVQAAFAVVNKGVRPIIPHDCLPALCEIMTRCWDANPDVRPPFTDVVRMLESAEMDIVSTVRKARFRCCLSEPMTRD